One region of Deltaproteobacteria bacterium genomic DNA includes:
- a CDS encoding aminodeoxychorismate/anthranilate synthase component II, which produces MILLIDNFDSFTFNLAQILLGDGEDLRVLRNDRPEILDLAKRPDLSGVIVSPGPGRPENAGLCLRFLDLLPAAVPVLGVCLGHQALGLWAGAEVRRAEHIMHGKDSAVAHEGTGIFAGIPNPTRVARYHSLLVCPGPDTPFRITARTDRDEVMALEFSD; this is translated from the coding sequence ATGATTTTACTTATTGACAATTTCGATTCCTTCACCTTCAACTTGGCCCAGATTCTTCTGGGCGACGGCGAGGACCTTCGGGTCCTGCGCAACGACCGGCCGGAGATCCTGGATCTGGCCAAGCGTCCGGACCTGTCCGGGGTCATCGTTTCACCCGGTCCGGGACGGCCCGAAAACGCCGGGCTCTGCCTGCGGTTCCTGGATCTGCTGCCGGCCGCGGTCCCGGTCCTGGGCGTCTGTCTCGGTCATCAGGCCCTGGGCCTCTGGGCCGGGGCCGAGGTCCGCCGGGCCGAACACATCATGCACGGCAAGGATTCGGCCGTGGCTCACGAGGGAACCGGGATCTTCGCCGGCATCCCCAACCCGACACGGGTGGCCAGGTATCATTCCCTGCTGGTTTGTCCCGGCCCGGACACTCCCTTTCGGATCACGGCCCGCACCGACCGGGACGAGGTCATGGCCCTTGAGTTTTCGGAT